ATGAGGAACTCGCGCCGGCAGACTTCATCATTTCGCCGCCGCTTGATGGGTTCGGCGGGACCAACTTTGATCACATCGACTCCCTTCTCCTGCTCGGCTACGAGGCGGGTCGTGCGATGCTGCCTGCGCTTCGCGACACGATCTTCAGCAGAATGATCTCGGCAATGCCTGTTCCTTCCTCTGCTGAGGGGTATCGTGCCGTCGTGTGCACATCACCACTCTGCAGCGACGACAGCTGGTTCTCCAGCAGTCACTCGGTTGAAGATATCCAGCGCAAAGCGGTAGAGCTGCAGCTGCGACCGGATGTTCTCGGTGTCGAACTCACCTACGACAACAGCAACACCGTGCATCTTGAAGTGCGGTCTGCCATGCATATCGGCAGCATCGTACTGCATGGCAATACCATACTTCCGGAGGCCGCGATCTCCGGCATCGAATCCCGATGGGTCGGGGCACCGTGGACGGCTGTTTCCCGCAGTTCATTTGAACGATATGTACTCGAAGACTACCGCATACGTGGATATTCGCTTGCGGCAATTGACTCGATGGCGCGACATGGCGACGGCAGCGTACATGTATACATCCGCGAAGGCAGAATCGGCCACATCCTTGTGCAGGGCAACACACGTACAGACCGGGTGGTGATTCTGCGGGAACTCCCCCTGAAGGAAGGTGGACGTTTCCGTATCAATGATTTGAAGCGGGGGATGGATAATCTCGCCGGACTCAATCTCTTCCACTACGTCACCTTCGATCTCGTCCCGAACGAGGAGGCGGCAGACCTGATCATCCGTGTTATCGAGCGTCCCTCGCAGATGCTGCAGGTGGGACTCCTGGTCGACAACGAACGCAACGCGCAGATCGGCCTCGTACTGCGGGATGCGAACTTTTTCGGTACGGGCACTGAGCTGGCATCGACATTCTTCTCCGGCGACCAGAATCGCCGCTATGGACTGCGATACAATACCAATCGGTTGTTCTACTCGCCGTTCACGCTCAGGGTGGAAGGCTATTACGGGTTCAAGGACTTCAACAACTACAAGGATGTGACGGACCTGCCTTCCTACCGTTTCGAACGTGAAGTTGCCTCCGTCACCCGCCATATCACCTATGGTGGCGCCGCTTCGCTGGGCATGAACGTCGAGCGCATCGGCAATTTGCTCGCTACGTTCCGCTATGAACAGCAGAATGTACGGACGGATCAGATTCGCCGCATGGATGCGGATATGGTCGATGAGAAAAACCTCGTCGTCTCCATGAGCATCAGTTCAACCATTGACACGCAGGATCGCTATCCGTATCCATGTCAGGGACTGTTTTTTACGGCGGAGTATCGCTCTGCACAGATTCCGCTGGGAAGCGAAGTCGCGTTTTCACGCATAGAAAGCAGTTACGAGCTTTACGTCCCTCTCATCGAGCACAGCCTGGTCGTCCACCCGCGCTTCATGTTCGGGTACGGCGACAAGACCATGCCCAGAAGCGAGGAATTCCGGCTGGGAGGGCTCTCCTCCTTCATCGGCATGCGTGAGAATGAATACAACGGGCGACAGCTCGCCGTCGGCAGCCTGGAGTTCCGCTATCAGCTGCCCATCGCCATCCTCTTCGACAGTTACCTTTCATTCCGCTATGATCTCGGACGCACCTGGGCGAATCCTGAACTCATCAAGATTGAAGATTTGCGTCATGGGGCAGGACTCATACTCGGACTGGACACTCCCATCGGTCCAGCCGACTTTGCCATTGGACGTAGTTTTTATTTCCTGCGCAACAATCCCTCCACCCCTGCGCGCTGGGGTCCTCTCAACCTCTATTTTTCCATCGGCGTCGAGCTTGACTGACCAGTTCTGTAATTGACTGGCCAGTTCTACAAATGACTGAAGGCAAAACAGCCTTGAAGGTCATCCATCACCGGTCAAATACTGATCAGCATGCAATTTTCGTTGTCAACTCTCGATATTCCTCAGGAATTCAGTCAGGAGTCGCACTCCGACACCTGTGCCGCCCTTGGGCTGGTAATCCGTCGCCGCATCGAGGAAGGACGTTCCGGCAATATCGAGATGAATCCAGGGATATTCGCCGATGAAATTCTGCAGAAAGATGCCTGCGGTGATAGCGCCACCCCAGCGGCCACCGAGATTCTTGAGATCGGCGATATCACTTTCCATCATTTTCTTGTACTCATCGAAGAGCGGTAATTCCCAGACACGTTCGTAGGTACCGTCGCCAGCTGCTTTCATGGCGGCCTTCAGGTCATCATCGTTCCCCATCATGCCTGTCGCATGGGAAGCGAGTGCGACGACAACAGCGCCTGTCAGAGTGGCAACGTCCACAATTGCAGCCGGTTTGAAGCGCTGTGCATAAACGAGCGCATCCGCGAGGATGAGTCGTCCTTCTGCGTCTGTATTCTTCACTTCGACCGTGGTGCCATCCGAAATGGTGATGACATCTCCCGGACACATGGCGCCGCCACCTGTCATATTGTCGGTCACCGGAATGAGTGCCACGACGCGAAGCGGGAGTTTCAGTTTTGCGATGGCGAACATCGTTCCGAGCACGGCGGCAGCCCCGCCCATATCCGACTTCATCTCTTCCATCGCACTCGCGGGTTTAATCGAGAGTCCGCCCGAATCGAAGGTGATGCCTTTCCCCACAAGCACGTAGGGTTTCAGTCGTTTTCGCTTGTCATTATACTCCATGACGATAAAGCGCGGCTCGGCTGCGCTGCCCTGATTGACGCCAAGCAGGCCACCCATTTTGTTGGCCTGAATTTCCTTCTTGTTCAGGATGACGGTCTTGATATTCAGTTTTTTTCCGAGAGCCACTGCCGCCTTTGCCAGGGCATCCGTTCCAAGAGCATTTGCGGGGGCGTTCACGAGATCGCGGGCGTACTGTACCGCTTCGACGAGAAGCTGGCTCTCCTGAATCCCGTTTTTCATCCGGCTTTGATATCCTTCGTCCGCCGTCACCATTTTCACTTCCTTGATGACGCCCTTGGTATCGTCCTTCTTCTTTTTCTTGAACTGGTCATAGCGGTAGGTTGCCAGAAGCGCCCCCTCGACCATGGCGCTGACCGTGACCTCGAAGGAGACAGGAAGGATTTTACGGACGATTTCCTCGAGCGGAACATAGATTGCGACAGTCGGGGCGACCGAATTCATGGCGATCTTCATCGCCTGCGCCGCCGCGCGCCTGACACGTTCGACACCCATCGCATCGGTATCACCGAGTCCGACAAGCACAAATCGCCCTTCCGCGGTGGTCAGGGTGCTGATCTCATCCGCTTTCCCGGTGAATTCCCCGCGCTCCAGCAGATCTGACACCGCTGCCTTGAGATCGGGGCAAATCTGTTTCAGGGTTTTATTGAAGAGCGTTTTGTCGCTGGGAAAGGGTATCGCGTACATATCCGCCGCGACGCGGTCCGGTGTTCCATAGTGGCCGGTGCATTTCAACATGGGGGCTCCTTCTCGATGATGGTGACATCCTCACGGACGAGCGCATGATGTGCCAGCTTCCCTAGAAGCGGACATCGAAAATCATTGTAACGGAAAAAGGAATAACAAACAACCGGACGGCGATTTCCGGCGGAAAAAGCGATGGCGGAAAGGAAAAAGCCCGTTTTTCGGGAAAACGGGCTGGATTTCTGCTGGGACTAGCGTGGGTTTGCGGGACGAATGTCGATTTCACTCGACAGTGCTCTCCGCGGGGCCCGCAATGCATGCAGGATGGAATCCGCAACATCCTCAGCACGGAGAATGCGGTCCCGGTTCGGAGACATCGGTGTGCCGTCAAAGAAACTGGTATCAGTAGAGCCGGGGAACACACTGAAAACACGTACGTTATGCTCGCGCACCTCATGCATGAGTGACTGTGCGATCCCGCGAACGGCAAATTTGCTTGCACTGTAGGCCGTGCCTCCGGCAAAGCCGTTCTTCCCTGCCAGCGATGCGACGACAACGACATCCCCTTCCTTTCGTTCGACCATACCGGGCACCGTCTCATGCAATGTCACCCAGACACCACGGACATTCGTGGCCATCACCGCATCGAACTCGGAAGTTTTCATTTCCGTGAGTGGTTTGAACACGCCGAAGCCGGCATTCGCGATGACGATGGATATAGGACTCAGCAGCATCTCCGCTTTTTCGACGAAGGCGTGCAGCTGATCTTCATCGGAGACATCCACACTGCCAATCACGAGTTTTCCGGGCAGGGCTTTTGCAGCCTCCCGCAATTCATCGAGGCGATACTGGGAGCGGGCACAGGCGGCAACGTTAGCACCGTCACGCAGCAGTTCCAGGGTGAGATTCCTGCCGATACCGCTGCTGGCACCGGTCACGAGTGCGGTTTTTCCTTCAAATGACATCAGAGTGCTCCACCAATTGGCTGTAAAACCAGTTCTTCAATCGTCGTTCGCGACGAAGCTGCGCATGCGTCGCAGACCGCGGCAGCGACATCGTCCGCAGTCATCATGCGTTCGGCGTGTTTTTCCCGCACCCTGTCAGGCCAGATCGCGGTATCGGTCGCCCCCGGGTACACATTCAGGACGCGAATGCCGGAAGAGCGCACCTCACTGCGCAGGCAGTCCGCCATCATGCGAAGCCCCGCTTTTGTTGCACCATACACGGAGCTGTTCGGAAATACCTGCCGTGCAGCCATGGAATTTATCATGACAATATGTCCTTCACCCCTCTCCAACATTGAGGGGAGCACGGCTTTCGTCGTGAGAAATGGTCCGCGCAGATTCGTTGTCATCAGATCGTCGAATGCATCGATATCGGTTTCCGTAAAGGGCTGAAACACCGTCGTCCCGGCGTTATTGACCAGGATGTCGATATGCCCCGTTCTGTCCATGATTTTCCGGTACGCCGCCTGCACTTCAGCCGCGTCGGTGACATCGCAGGGTACCGCGAAGGCGTTCGCGCCGAGTTCGGAGGCGGTTGCTCGCAATCCTTCAGGATCACGGCTGCTGAGATACGCATCAGCACCTTCGTTCATGAAAGACGCGGCAATGGCTTTTCCGATTCCTGAGCGGCCACCTGTCACCCAGATGGTTTTTCCCTCAAATCGCATACTCAAAACCCTGTATTGATGAGACGTAGAAATTCTTCCCGCGTTTTGGAGTTGGCTTCAAAGGCACCGAGCATTTCACTGGTCGTGGCAACGGAATTCTGCTTCTGGACGCCACGCATCATCATGCACATATGCCGGCCTTCGCATACCACCGCAACCCCGAGCGGATTGAGGGCTGCCTGCAGCGCCTCCGCGATTTGCTGCGTCATGCGTTCCTGCACCTGCAATCGGCGCGAGAACACTTCGACGATGCGAGGCAGTTTGCTGAGGCCAACGATCTTGCCGTTCGGGATATAGGCAATATGGCAGCTCCCGAAGAACGGCAGCATATGATGCTCACACAGCGAATAGAAATCGATATCCTTGACGATCACCATTTCATTGTAATCTTCCTCGAAAATGGCGCCGTTGAGAACGTCGTCGACCTCCTGTTCATAGCCCATGGTCAGAAAGCGCCACGCCTTGGCGACGCGATAGGGTGTTTTGATCAGCCCTTCCCGTTGCGGATCCTCACCGATGTGACGAAGAATCTCCGCGATATTCCCCTCGAACTCCGGTTCCCTGTCATCAAGTTTTTTGAGGCTGTCCGCATTCTGTGCGCTGGCGTTCATTATTCACCCCTGTAATCGACGATGTTTTTTTCAGTTTCGTACAGCCTGACCTGATAGAGCTTCCCCTGTGGGATGCGATTGACAAGCTGCTCCCAAATGCCCACGGCAATATTTTCCGCGGTTGGAATTTTCCCGCTCAGAAAATCGACGTCGGTGTTGAGATTGCGATGGTCGACTTTGCGGATGACATATTCGAGGATCACCTCTTTGAGTTCCTTGAGGTCGACGACATACCCCGTTTCCGGATCGATTTCCCCGACGACGGTAACTTCCACATAGTAGTTGTGACCGTGTCCCGCCGGATTATTGCATTTCCCGAATACACGCTCATTCCTGGCATCGTCCCATGCGGGATTATAAAGCCGATGCGCGGCGGAAAAATGTTCGCGTCGTGTCACATACGTCATGATGAGATATCCTCGATGAGGCTTACACGGGCCTGCTGCGGGATCGGAACTTCCGCGCTGCATTTTTCATGCACCGACTCCAGCATGGCTGGAACGGATGGGTTGCAGAACGCGGCCACCTGCTCTTCTGTCAGTGTGAAACGAATGTAAAACACATCGCTGTCACATACCAGTGTATCCTCATCCACATCGAAGGTGGCATACACTTTTTCCTCACCGATTTTGAGACTGATGCACTCACGCGTGATACCGTTGAGACGCTGCAACGCATTGTCGACTTCCCGATACTCTGGAACGCGAATGACCAGAGTTGCGCTCAATTCACGATCTCGCGGTATCAGGAGATTGAAGCAGCTCAGTTCGAGCGCGATGTGTTCAGGCGAATCATCCCGTTCGACACGCATGACTTCCTGCACCTGGTACTGCACGGTTTTCCGGTTTTCAAAAATGAGCACACAGGCGTCGCTCAACTCAAACCGACGCAACTTGCGGAGCGCGGTCGCCTCACGGCGGAGGACGTCACGCTGCTGCTCGTAGCTCTGCAGAGATAGGATTTCCTGTACTTCGAGTGGTTTCATGTATCCAAGACATTCAGAATGGGTTAGAACGCGAACTGTCGATTGCCTGATCAGGCAAGTTCTTCGAGGGCGGCGAGCACTTCGTCGACATGCCCCTTCACCTTGACCTTCGGCCAGATGTTACGTACAACACCTTTACTGTCTATGAGAACGGTGGTCCGCACGATTCCCATATACGTCCGCCCGTAATTCTTCTTTTCCTGCCAGACGCCATACTTCTCGAGCATTCCCTTGGACTCATCACTCAGCAGTTCGAACGGCAATTCATACTTGTCGCGGAACTTCTCATGTGATTTCATGCTGTCGGCACTCACCCCGAGCACAACCGCTCCCGCTGCACTGAGACGGGCGAAGTTGTCCCTGAAATCACAGGCCTCTTTGGTGCAGCCCGGCGTATTGTCTTTCGGGTAGAAATAGAGGACGACGGGTTTTCCCGCAAAATCCTTGAGTGCAACCGTGCCTCCGCTGGTGGACGGGAGGCTGAATGCGGGAGCTTTTTTCCCTGTTTCCAGCATATCAATTCCTCGATGGGATAAACAAAAGAAAGGGGCGGATACTGTCCACCCCTTCAGCACTGTGCGTGAACTCAGATACAGTTCATGTGGCAAAAGCACCGCAAGGGCGACGAAGCTCTGCCAGAGAAGTTACCTGGCCTTGCAGCCGATTTTGAGTGTCACCTGATATTCCGTCGTCGTGGCATCGACCATACGCCCGCGAACGGATACAACTTCGAACCATGCGACGTGATAGTTTGCAGATGCGTCGTTGAGGCCTTCCTGAATGGCGGCTTCAATGTTCTCGGTCGAGATGCCGACGATTTCTTTGTACTCAAAAACAGATGCCATGATAGCTCCTCTGGTGTATTGGAAATAACATGAAAACGGTCGGCGGCGTTCCGCCTCCCGGGTTTAATCGTTGCGATTATAGTACTTCAGGACGTAGTCTGAAACCATGCGATCGGTGTTGAACTCGGGGATCAGGGTCTCCATCGATTTGCGCATGCGCTGCAGCCATTTCCGGGGAATGCCGAATTCGTCACGGTCATAGAACTCAGGGATGACCTGCTGCTCGAGAATTTCGTACAGCAGACGGGAATCATGCTCGTCCTGCTGATCGGTATCATCGACGTTCGTATCGTCACCGATACCCCAGCCATTTTCGCCGTTGTAGCCTTCCCGCCACCAGCCATCCTGTATACTGAGATTGAGTCCGCCATGAATGATAATTTTCATGCCGCTCGTTCCACTGGCTTCCATCGGACGACGGGGGTTGTTCAGCCATACATCCACGCCGCTGATCATGTGCCGCGCGACGTTGATGTCGTAGTTCTCGAGGAAGACCACCTTGCCGAAGAGCGCAGGATTCTTGCTGTAGCCGACGATCTCCTGGATGAAGCGTTTCCCGTTGTCGTCCCGCGGGTGCGCTTTACCGGCGAAGACGAGCTGTACGGGACGATCAGGATCGTTGATCATTTCGATCACGCGATTGAATTCCCGGAAAAACAGCGGTGCTCTCTTGTAGGTCGCGAAGCGGCGGGCGAAACCGATGGTCAGGGCGTCAGGATTGAGGA
This portion of the bacterium genome encodes:
- a CDS encoding patatin-like phospholipase family protein → MHSFGRPHIGAVIALFLLPWTLFGQTGQVPDANRANLITQQLRARSQQSSGSRAMFARATATQSTSAHPRVPKIGLVLSGGGSRGIAQIGVIKALEDAGIVPDFIVGTSVGSIIGGLYACGYSADRLEHSIRTIDWNNVLQLRDEADRSLLTVDQKPVSDRSILTMRLDGLQPVIPLAVSNGQRLTNMLNELALQGTHYARNFDDLQIPFRAVATDLYSGKRVVLSSGSLAEAMRSSSTIPVMFSPVTMDSMALVDGGLLSNIPVDVAVDQGCDIIIAVNTTSPLRRNDEITNPLETLDQVFNVMMQNRIDEELAPADFIISPPLDGFGGTNFDHIDSLLLLGYEAGRAMLPALRDTIFSRMISAMPVPSSAEGYRAVVCTSPLCSDDSWFSSSHSVEDIQRKAVELQLRPDVLGVELTYDNSNTVHLEVRSAMHIGSIVLHGNTILPEAAISGIESRWVGAPWTAVSRSSFERYVLEDYRIRGYSLAAIDSMARHGDGSVHVYIREGRIGHILVQGNTRTDRVVILRELPLKEGGRFRINDLKRGMDNLAGLNLFHYVTFDLVPNEEAADLIIRVIERPSQMLQVGLLVDNERNAQIGLVLRDANFFGTGTELASTFFSGDQNRRYGLRYNTNRLFYSPFTLRVEGYYGFKDFNNYKDVTDLPSYRFEREVASVTRHITYGGAASLGMNVERIGNLLATFRYEQQNVRTDQIRRMDADMVDEKNLVVSMSISSTIDTQDRYPYPCQGLFFTAEYRSAQIPLGSEVAFSRIESSYELYVPLIEHSLVVHPRFMFGYGDKTMPRSEEFRLGGLSSFIGMRENEYNGRQLAVGSLEFRYQLPIAILFDSYLSFRYDLGRTWANPELIKIEDLRHGAGLILGLDTPIGPADFAIGRSFYFLRNNPSTPARWGPLNLYFSIGVELD
- a CDS encoding leucyl aminopeptidase; translation: MLKCTGHYGTPDRVAADMYAIPFPSDKTLFNKTLKQICPDLKAAVSDLLERGEFTGKADEISTLTTAEGRFVLVGLGDTDAMGVERVRRAAAQAMKIAMNSVAPTVAIYVPLEEIVRKILPVSFEVTVSAMVEGALLATYRYDQFKKKKKDDTKGVIKEVKMVTADEGYQSRMKNGIQESQLLVEAVQYARDLVNAPANALGTDALAKAAVALGKKLNIKTVILNKKEIQANKMGGLLGVNQGSAAEPRFIVMEYNDKRKRLKPYVLVGKGITFDSGGLSIKPASAMEEMKSDMGGAAAVLGTMFAIAKLKLPLRVVALIPVTDNMTGGGAMCPGDVITISDGTTVEVKNTDAEGRLILADALVYAQRFKPAAIVDVATLTGAVVVALASHATGMMGNDDDLKAAMKAAGDGTYERVWELPLFDEYKKMMESDIADLKNLGGRWGGAITAGIFLQNFIGEYPWIHLDIAGTSFLDAATDYQPKGGTGVGVRLLTEFLRNIES
- a CDS encoding SDR family NAD(P)-dependent oxidoreductase translates to MSFEGKTALVTGASSGIGRNLTLELLRDGANVAACARSQYRLDELREAAKALPGKLVIGSVDVSDEDQLHAFVEKAEMLLSPISIVIANAGFGVFKPLTEMKTSEFDAVMATNVRGVWVTLHETVPGMVERKEGDVVVVASLAGKNGFAGGTAYSASKFAVRGIAQSLMHEVREHNVRVFSVFPGSTDTSFFDGTPMSPNRDRILRAEDVADSILHALRAPRRALSSEIDIRPANPR
- a CDS encoding SDR family oxidoreductase; its protein translation is MRFEGKTIWVTGGRSGIGKAIAASFMNEGADAYLSSRDPEGLRATASELGANAFAVPCDVTDAAEVQAAYRKIMDRTGHIDILVNNAGTTVFQPFTETDIDAFDDLMTTNLRGPFLTTKAVLPSMLERGEGHIVMINSMAARQVFPNSSVYGATKAGLRMMADCLRSEVRSSGIRVLNVYPGATDTAIWPDRVREKHAERMMTADDVAAAVCDACAASSRTTIEELVLQPIGGAL
- the folE gene encoding GTP cyclohydrolase I FolE, which encodes MNASAQNADSLKKLDDREPEFEGNIAEILRHIGEDPQREGLIKTPYRVAKAWRFLTMGYEQEVDDVLNGAIFEEDYNEMVIVKDIDFYSLCEHHMLPFFGSCHIAYIPNGKIVGLSKLPRIVEVFSRRLQVQERMTQQIAEALQAALNPLGVAVVCEGRHMCMMMRGVQKQNSVATTSEMLGAFEANSKTREEFLRLINTGF
- a CDS encoding 6-carboxytetrahydropterin synthase, translated to MTYVTRREHFSAAHRLYNPAWDDARNERVFGKCNNPAGHGHNYYVEVTVVGEIDPETGYVVDLKELKEVILEYVIRKVDHRNLNTDVDFLSGKIPTAENIAVGIWEQLVNRIPQGKLYQVRLYETEKNIVDYRGE
- a CDS encoding DUF3501 family protein, encoding MKPLEVQEILSLQSYEQQRDVLRREATALRKLRRFELSDACVLIFENRKTVQYQVQEVMRVERDDSPEHIALELSCFNLLIPRDRELSATLVIRVPEYREVDNALQRLNGITRECISLKIGEEKVYATFDVDEDTLVCDSDVFYIRFTLTEEQVAAFCNPSVPAMLESVHEKCSAEVPIPQQARVSLIEDISS
- the bcp gene encoding thioredoxin-dependent thiol peroxidase: MLETGKKAPAFSLPSTSGGTVALKDFAGKPVVLYFYPKDNTPGCTKEACDFRDNFARLSAAGAVVLGVSADSMKSHEKFRDKYELPFELLSDESKGMLEKYGVWQEKKNYGRTYMGIVRTTVLIDSKGVVRNIWPKVKVKGHVDEVLAALEELA
- a CDS encoding dodecin domain-containing protein, with translation MASVFEYKEIVGISTENIEAAIQEGLNDASANYHVAWFEVVSVRGRMVDATTTEYQVTLKIGCKAR